One Leptospira terpstrae serovar Hualin str. LT 11-33 = ATCC 700639 genomic region harbors:
- a CDS encoding penicillin acylase family protein translates to MLDKVKKFTRKRPFLSLFLIFILTLPVTLHFLFWGLVALKAPNYQGEIVSDKLTSKVTVIRDEAGIPHIVAGDAKSAYFALGYTMAQDRIFQMELQRRIGKGELTEIFGEKLIPTDQFLKSLLLKKTAEEYANQKEHIYPEAWNQLDWFLEGVNHFLSEDNLPIEYTILGIKPKPFDRVDAISFLFYMGFSFAEGIKSDSLYTIMESELKGRSASELFPRYDFETNATILETQPGVQRLAKAKDFYLEKQRKEISSPNRSKIQDVTNLKQLVSFVGQLQLPIEPLEGSNSWLVGPSRSESGGAVLANDPHIALSNPGAWYEAYIEYPGYENYGYFLSIIPFPLIAHNREKAWGLTMLEQDDVNLYLETIDGSKFKSGTGWKDLTYYRDPIRRKDGTEIPFEVGITNHGPLITEHITGFKGRPVSLYWAHHHLQNPLLDVLFQMGKSKSFTELDSASSMIGAPGLNFSYADKNGNIAYYAVGRFPILKSGNSRKILEGSTGENDVIGYVPAKNNPKIINPKNGIIVTANNQVTNKALPGLGKPEGNWQPPDRFQRLVGILETKEKWSLEELAAIQNDTVSSFAPEYLDLILSAVKDAKTPNGKKVLGILKTWNFEHFPESQGAAVYDVFFYITLRELLIDEMGTANFELYGDIAEYWNAYRHFVRNPDSTFWDDLRTEGITESRDDILKRAVEETGRYLENHVSASPSLWTWKNLYKIKHPHPLGVLPVIGGIFDIGPLPSAGGAEVVNNLKYKLMKEDWTAFAGPSKRRVIDYGRFEESVTQLPIGNSGNLASPFYGNLVEEYINGVHRKILYSKEQVGEGRFRLEFRPR, encoded by the coding sequence ATGTTAGATAAAGTAAAAAAGTTTACACGAAAGAGACCTTTTTTAAGTCTCTTTCTAATTTTTATCCTTACCCTTCCTGTCACATTACATTTTTTGTTTTGGGGACTCGTAGCCTTAAAAGCTCCAAACTACCAGGGGGAAATTGTTTCTGATAAACTTACCTCCAAGGTAACTGTGATCCGAGACGAAGCTGGGATTCCCCATATTGTCGCCGGAGATGCCAAGTCTGCCTATTTTGCATTAGGTTATACGATGGCCCAAGATCGAATTTTCCAAATGGAACTTCAAAGGCGGATTGGGAAAGGGGAACTCACTGAAATTTTTGGCGAAAAACTAATTCCCACAGATCAGTTTTTAAAGTCCCTTCTTTTGAAAAAAACAGCAGAAGAATATGCAAACCAAAAGGAACATATTTATCCCGAAGCATGGAACCAACTGGATTGGTTTTTGGAGGGTGTGAACCATTTTCTCTCCGAAGACAATTTACCAATCGAATACACAATTCTTGGGATCAAACCAAAGCCATTTGATCGAGTGGATGCCATTTCCTTCTTGTTTTATATGGGATTTTCTTTCGCAGAAGGAATCAAATCGGACAGTTTGTACACAATTATGGAATCAGAGTTAAAGGGTCGTTCTGCAAGTGAACTTTTCCCTCGTTATGACTTTGAAACAAATGCTACTATTTTGGAAACACAACCTGGTGTTCAAAGGTTGGCAAAGGCAAAAGATTTTTACTTAGAAAAACAAAGAAAAGAAATTTCATCCCCAAACAGATCCAAAATACAAGATGTAACTAACTTAAAACAACTTGTATCCTTTGTGGGTCAGCTCCAGTTACCAATTGAACCATTGGAAGGAAGTAATTCCTGGCTTGTGGGGCCAAGTCGATCGGAAAGTGGTGGCGCCGTTCTTGCTAATGACCCACATATCGCTCTATCCAATCCAGGTGCATGGTATGAAGCCTATATAGAGTATCCAGGTTATGAAAACTATGGATACTTTTTATCCATCATTCCTTTTCCCCTCATTGCACATAATAGGGAAAAGGCATGGGGGCTTACCATGTTAGAACAAGACGATGTGAATTTGTATTTGGAAACCATTGATGGGAGTAAGTTCAAATCAGGTACTGGTTGGAAGGACCTAACATATTATCGTGATCCTATTCGCAGGAAAGATGGAACAGAAATTCCTTTTGAAGTCGGAATCACAAATCATGGTCCTCTCATCACAGAACATATCACAGGATTTAAAGGTCGTCCCGTTAGTTTGTATTGGGCCCACCACCATTTACAAAATCCACTCCTTGATGTTTTATTTCAAATGGGGAAGTCAAAATCTTTTACAGAGCTAGATTCCGCATCTTCTATGATTGGGGCACCTGGTCTTAATTTTAGTTATGCAGATAAAAATGGAAACATTGCCTACTATGCTGTAGGAAGATTTCCGATTTTAAAATCCGGCAATTCTCGTAAAATTTTAGAAGGTTCCACTGGGGAAAACGATGTGATTGGTTATGTTCCTGCAAAGAACAATCCAAAGATCATCAATCCTAAAAATGGAATCATTGTGACGGCCAATAACCAAGTAACAAATAAAGCTCTCCCGGGGCTTGGAAAACCTGAAGGAAACTGGCAACCACCAGATCGTTTTCAAAGGTTAGTTGGTATTTTGGAAACAAAAGAAAAGTGGAGTTTGGAAGAGCTTGCCGCCATTCAGAACGATACAGTATCTTCCTTTGCCCCCGAGTATTTGGATCTAATTTTATCCGCTGTTAAAGATGCAAAAACTCCAAATGGAAAAAAGGTTTTGGGGATTTTAAAAACCTGGAACTTTGAACATTTCCCAGAATCGCAAGGTGCTGCTGTATACGATGTTTTCTTTTATATCACCCTTCGTGAATTGTTGATTGATGAAATGGGAACCGCCAATTTTGAGTTATACGGAGATATAGCCGAATATTGGAACGCGTATCGTCATTTTGTGCGTAACCCGGATTCAACTTTTTGGGATGACCTAAGAACCGAAGGGATCACTGAATCTAGAGATGATATTTTGAAAAGAGCAGTTGAGGAAACAGGAAGGTATTTGGAAAATCATGTATCTGCCTCTCCAAGCCTTTGGACTTGGAAAAATCTATATAAAATCAAACATCCACATCCACTTGGCGTATTGCCTGTGATAGGTGGGATTTTTGACATTGGACCACTACCATCGGCAGGTGGGGCCGAAGTTGTGAACAACTTGAAGTATAAATTGATGAAAGAAGATTGGACAGCTTTTGCTGGACCTTCGAAGAGACGTGTCATCGATTACGGACGTTTCGAGGAGTCAGTGACTCAACTTCCCATTGGAAATAGTGGAAACCTTGCTAGTCCCTTTTATGGAAACTTGGTAGAGGAATATATCAATGGGGTTCATCGAAAGATCCTGTATTCTAAGGAGCAAGTAGGAGAAGGTAGGTTCCGTTTGGAATTTCGGCCACGGTAA
- a CDS encoding lytic transglycosylase domain-containing protein: protein MRKRNSLTQILGTSFLVLVFLTESYGKISSAGLSLRNESSKRKLEVYIAKYRPSLSSQERSDLVSAMERASLNLRLPLGKKKERIDKLGFLVGLVHTESQFHKRAKSHKGALGLMQVMPATAKWLAAKEGIPFSSEKDLYDPETNLYLGVLYLNYLLERTDSVEAALLSYNAGLAGYKRFGGIPEYSRSVYRYYEDWKSMPVPTQSMISETVASLLSI, encoded by the coding sequence ATGCGAAAAAGAAACTCACTTACCCAAATCCTGGGAACCAGCTTTCTGGTTCTTGTTTTTCTAACGGAATCTTATGGAAAGATTAGTTCGGCTGGCCTAAGTCTTCGAAACGAATCTTCCAAAAGAAAACTGGAAGTCTATATTGCCAAATACCGCCCCAGTCTCTCTTCTCAGGAGAGATCGGATCTTGTTTCTGCGATGGAACGAGCTTCTCTGAACTTACGACTGCCTCTCGGTAAGAAAAAGGAACGTATTGATAAATTAGGATTTTTGGTTGGCCTCGTGCATACAGAATCGCAATTTCACAAACGGGCTAAATCCCATAAAGGTGCTCTGGGCCTTATGCAAGTGATGCCGGCTACTGCAAAATGGTTGGCTGCCAAAGAAGGAATCCCTTTTTCTTCCGAAAAAGATTTATATGATCCAGAAACCAATTTGTATCTTGGTGTATTGTATTTGAATTATCTTTTGGAAAGAACTGATTCAGTGGAAGCAGCATTATTATCTTATAATGCAGGACTTGCTGGTTATAAACGATTTGGAGGCATTCCAGAGTATTCACGATCAGTGTACCGTTACTATGAAGATTGGAAATCCATGCCTGTTCCAACTCAAAGTATGATTTCTGAAACTGTTGCGAGCCTTCTTTCGATTTAA
- a CDS encoding HAMP domain-containing sensor histidine kinase — protein sequence MAPLLNLYSFFYFGLCLVSGIAFVYFMSRKEDLTPTFRGLLIPLFCLFFWSVAWSICNSFVAPWTAYVFVFLKNPVILVLGVASSHLAFGFQENSFPRWKLWSLRIHILLATLATIANGIGFFFREIHFDPKMEFYVPDQNSPSMIVQLSIISIAGVLCLILGNTIAALTAKFLRFQGSKRRNTGGFLLAILGILSMAFADILVDLNYFSKPTFLFLLTNLTIIIMTILVLVSLNQETIPSTVGFKIMTFNLTVLYLILSIVANFLFNRFRVDFQNEMSREKHSIKTQFELGSTYPFVYLSELVIDIQDQNFRINKINFKKENIKQIQNRPATFESFKVESFSDEPNGIYWTSDFYAKNHHFFIAIPYIEYRNIVHQTVVWLIVTLLFSLFTIFMLYPVLHKTSIVYPLTRLLAGIRKMHSGDLFVTVKVSSRDEIGELSNSFNEMISIVRDARLQLEQKIEERTESLNQTILELRETQEQLLQAERMSTLGKIAASVAHEINNPLAAIKGSIQFIKDGQSNVSNPDKTEIFFIAEKFIAEFKNKKRSEVTSRFKRKKELIAFFKLKSIPDPISLADTCFDFNIETVPEEYQTLFDTEEGRTIFQSLLNDFVIGFHLGIIETAVERASKIVFALKHHSYSGPKESQKLLSLKEGIDSVLSMYSTSWKLNIEIEWKVSGDPVIFGHADELVQVWTNLIYNSIQACPKEGGKIRIYLKEEETEALITIEDNGKGIPEDILPRIFEPFFTTKELGMGTGLGLSIVQKIIQNHNGTIQVESQPGKTLFSIHIPLAKS from the coding sequence TTGGCTCCCTTACTGAATCTATATAGTTTCTTCTATTTTGGGCTCTGTTTGGTGAGTGGGATTGCCTTTGTCTATTTTATGTCTCGTAAGGAGGACTTAACTCCTACCTTTCGTGGCCTCCTCATCCCCCTATTCTGTCTTTTTTTCTGGTCTGTGGCTTGGTCGATTTGTAATTCTTTTGTGGCACCTTGGACTGCCTACGTATTTGTATTTTTAAAAAATCCTGTCATTTTGGTTTTGGGAGTCGCCTCATCCCACCTTGCTTTTGGTTTTCAGGAAAATAGTTTTCCTAGGTGGAAACTGTGGAGCCTTCGCATCCACATCCTTCTTGCAACCCTTGCTACCATTGCCAATGGAATCGGATTCTTTTTTAGAGAGATCCATTTTGATCCAAAAATGGAATTTTACGTTCCGGATCAAAATTCTCCCTCAATGATTGTCCAACTTTCCATTATCTCAATCGCAGGGGTCTTGTGTTTAATTCTAGGGAATACGATTGCAGCACTTACAGCAAAGTTCCTTCGGTTTCAAGGTTCAAAAAGAAGAAATACAGGAGGATTTCTTTTAGCCATTCTAGGGATCCTTTCGATGGCATTTGCTGATATCTTAGTAGACCTAAATTACTTTAGCAAGCCAACCTTCTTATTTTTGTTAACCAACCTAACAATCATTATTATGACAATTCTTGTGTTAGTGTCACTAAACCAAGAGACTATTCCTTCCACTGTTGGATTCAAAATTATGACATTCAACTTAACTGTTTTATATTTAATACTTTCGATCGTAGCAAACTTTCTCTTCAATCGATTTCGAGTAGATTTTCAAAATGAGATGAGTCGCGAAAAACATAGCATAAAAACTCAGTTTGAACTAGGATCTACTTATCCATTTGTATACCTATCCGAACTGGTTATCGATATTCAGGATCAAAATTTTAGGATTAACAAAATTAATTTTAAAAAAGAAAATATAAAACAAATTCAAAATCGGCCTGCAACTTTCGAATCCTTTAAAGTAGAATCGTTTTCCGATGAACCAAACGGAATTTATTGGACATCTGATTTTTATGCAAAAAACCATCATTTCTTCATCGCCATCCCTTATATTGAATACAGAAACATAGTCCACCAAACTGTAGTTTGGCTTATTGTAACATTATTATTTTCCCTATTTACAATCTTTATGTTATATCCGGTATTACATAAAACTAGTATTGTTTACCCATTAACAAGGTTACTTGCAGGAATTCGGAAAATGCATTCCGGTGATTTGTTTGTTACTGTCAAAGTATCAAGCAGAGATGAGATCGGAGAATTATCGAATAGCTTCAATGAAATGATATCAATTGTTCGGGATGCAAGACTGCAATTGGAACAAAAAATTGAAGAACGAACCGAATCATTAAACCAAACCATTTTAGAATTAAGAGAAACTCAAGAACAACTTCTACAAGCGGAAAGAATGTCCACACTTGGGAAAATCGCCGCTAGTGTCGCTCACGAAATCAATAACCCACTAGCAGCCATTAAAGGAAGCATTCAATTTATCAAAGATGGACAATCCAATGTATCCAATCCCGACAAAACAGAAATTTTTTTTATAGCCGAAAAGTTCATCGCAGAATTCAAAAATAAAAAACGTTCCGAAGTGACTTCTCGGTTTAAAAGAAAAAAAGAACTCATTGCCTTCTTCAAATTAAAATCAATTCCTGATCCCATTTCTCTTGCGGATACCTGTTTTGATTTTAACATCGAGACCGTTCCCGAAGAATACCAAACTCTTTTTGATACTGAAGAAGGAAGGACTATTTTCCAATCCCTCCTCAATGACTTTGTCATTGGATTTCATTTGGGAATTATTGAAACGGCAGTGGAACGAGCCTCAAAAATTGTTTTTGCCCTCAAACACCATTCTTACTCCGGTCCGAAAGAATCTCAAAAACTCCTCTCTCTCAAGGAAGGAATCGATTCCGTTCTTTCTATGTATTCTACTAGTTGGAAACTAAACATCGAAATCGAATGGAAGGTAAGCGGGGATCCGGTGATCTTCGGCCATGCAGACGAACTAGTCCAAGTATGGACCAACCTCATTTACAATTCCATCCAAGCCTGTCCCAAAGAGGGAGGGAAAATCCGAATTTATCTGAAAGAAGAAGAAACCGAAGCCCTCATCACCATTGAAGACAACGGGAAAGGGATCCCCGAAGACATTCTTCCCCGCATTTTTGAGCCATTTTTCACTACGAAAGAGTTAGGTATGGGAACCGGTCTTGGCCTTTCCATTGTTCAAAAAATCATTCAGAACCACAACGGAACCATCCAAGTCGAAAGCCAACCAGGGAAAACCCTCTTCTCCATCCACATCCCCCTAGCAAAATCCTAG
- a CDS encoding tetratricopeptide repeat protein, translating to MFRSFLLSAFFVTATFAQSSSDRLAFAFRSQASLDPLRMIVVGEVVGIEKASYYEVDTLSQELEVDTRPDTVTIKVADPKGIRVGQILYLLEKNQDHKTFRDGNIVGMITVKSVYQTTFFGWQVRGEGYLRLIEDRPVTAARLLDTTKYDEAFMAKKQGDHYFAKGQMEEALRMYKHSVSLDQGSPDSHYALGKAHWKDGEGYVSTAFEYSMAWKNRERFSNAQERLLFLVDYLRFLTFYFKVEGKENKKQLDLMPQVAKEARNLYPKNYEVWLYSFETSFLNLLHTNMADTGVDGRKKRDEWAERSEEYLKKAYSIRKSDYYLHKLACEFYHLKWKETRGSVKETEYRDKLVEHGKLLRLYYTGETTLSEDLLNAIRLAEKQSGSGSF from the coding sequence ATGTTCCGTTCCTTTCTACTCAGTGCATTTTTTGTAACGGCAACCTTTGCCCAGTCCTCTTCGGATCGGTTGGCCTTTGCCTTTCGTAGCCAAGCTTCCCTTGACCCATTACGAATGATTGTTGTAGGTGAGGTTGTAGGAATTGAAAAAGCCAGTTATTATGAAGTGGATACTCTCTCCCAAGAACTAGAAGTGGATACAAGACCAGATACGGTCACAATTAAGGTAGCCGATCCCAAAGGAATTCGTGTCGGTCAAATTTTATATTTATTAGAAAAAAACCAAGACCACAAAACATTTCGTGATGGAAACATTGTGGGAATGATCACTGTAAAGTCCGTATACCAAACCACTTTTTTTGGATGGCAGGTTCGTGGGGAAGGATACCTTCGATTGATTGAAGATCGTCCTGTAACGGCCGCAAGGTTACTTGATACAACAAAATACGACGAAGCTTTTATGGCTAAAAAACAAGGGGATCATTATTTTGCCAAAGGCCAAATGGAAGAGGCACTTCGAATGTATAAACATTCAGTGTCACTTGACCAAGGTTCCCCTGATTCTCATTATGCTCTTGGGAAAGCTCACTGGAAGGATGGAGAAGGTTACGTTTCCACCGCATTTGAATATTCTATGGCTTGGAAAAATAGGGAACGATTTTCCAATGCGCAAGAACGCTTGTTATTCCTGGTGGATTATTTAAGGTTTTTGACTTTCTATTTCAAAGTAGAAGGTAAAGAAAATAAAAAACAGTTGGATCTTATGCCTCAAGTGGCAAAAGAAGCACGTAATCTTTATCCAAAAAATTATGAAGTTTGGTTGTATAGTTTTGAAACTTCTTTTTTAAATCTTCTTCATACAAATATGGCAGATACTGGTGTTGACGGTAGGAAAAAAAGAGATGAGTGGGCGGAACGATCTGAAGAATATTTAAAGAAAGCCTATTCAATAAGAAAATCGGACTATTACCTTCATAAGCTTGCATGTGAGTTCTATCATTTGAAATGGAAAGAAACTCGTGGTTCTGTTAAAGAAACAGAATACAGAGATAAACTTGTTGAACATGGAAAGTTGTTACGCCTTTACTATACTGGCGAAACTACATTATCAGAAGATCTATTGAATGCGATTCGATTGGCAGAAAAACAATCTGGATCTGGATCATTCTGA
- a CDS encoding efflux RND transporter permease subunit, which yields MNPLEEIRKGFAGRLAETFLHSRLTPVIAVASLVLGLFAVYLTPKEEEPQISVPMIDIQIPAPGFSPEETERKVTEFVERAVWGLEGVEYVYSTSKWHGSYITVRFKVGEPIEPSLVKIHHKLMELKNSLPNNTLNPIVKSYSIDDVPFLALSFSAESMNDYELRQTVAPLARELSSTPDLASVQMLGGLKKVVRVKVDPNLLNRFGVTALEVAMSLKQNDALIPAGKNWSSDSVMDIEVGGVLKKIADVKRLPVAQRGGRVVRIQDLAIVEEGPEERTRSSALYDKSLGEGKRNAVTIVFAKRKGTNVVNLSKDLLERANLFQKDLPKEIRLSVIRDYGSTAEDKSHELIEHLLIATISVTVLIALWMGWRSALVVAIAIPVTLALTLAIYYFLGYTLNRVTLFALIFSIGILVDDAIVVVENIERHLEENPKLGIIRATLVAVSEVGNPTILATFTVIAAILPMAFVRGLMGPYMKPIPVGASLAMILSLIVAFVITPWASIRLLKENHPHEENVSGENQISKLDQIYVRFMNWLLGFKKNAIFFGAVTIGLLLASMAFVGFKWVKVKMLPFDNKEEFQVLLDYEPKTTLSQSMARSEELTKILLKNPNVEKIQIFAGEAAPFSFSGMVKHSFLRNLDSMNDLQIILKNKNDRKESSHEIIESLRSDIRKFGDRFGVVTKVLEIPPGPPVMATMVAEVYGPTAAVRKKVTEEIYNVFREEPSVVDLDTSLRNGRPKMVYPIDFEKSGLYGIKTSALAATGSILFSESPLVSLATAEEPEEVSVNLSIIQSARGSKNPFQNQNIMSMESGVISSERVLGNPYKEEDRALFRKNLKPVNYVMSELSGAEEAPVYGMLKLAPKIKYQTQTADVPWNTREPVIKWDGEWFITYEVFRDLGGAFAVVILLIYVLVLGWFKSYTVPLVIMAPIPISLIGILPGHWVMGAYFTATSMIGFIAGAGIIVRNSIILVDFIEGEIKKGVPLKEAVVHAGVVRFRPMLLTASAVVVGSFVMLFDPIFQGLAISLMFGEIAATVLSRFAVPVLYYWFIGKSRQGAIKHG from the coding sequence ATGAATCCATTGGAAGAAATTAGAAAAGGATTTGCAGGAAGGCTTGCAGAAACCTTCCTACATTCTCGTCTCACTCCGGTGATCGCAGTTGCGAGTTTGGTGCTCGGACTATTTGCCGTATACTTAACACCCAAAGAAGAAGAACCACAAATCTCTGTTCCAATGATTGATATTCAAATTCCGGCTCCTGGATTTTCTCCAGAAGAAACGGAACGTAAAGTCACTGAATTTGTGGAACGGGCTGTTTGGGGATTGGAAGGTGTGGAATACGTTTATTCCACAAGTAAGTGGCATGGAAGTTATATTACCGTTCGCTTTAAAGTGGGAGAACCGATCGAACCTTCGCTTGTAAAAATTCACCATAAGCTGATGGAGTTAAAGAATTCCCTTCCCAATAATACATTAAATCCCATCGTTAAATCTTATTCGATAGATGATGTTCCGTTTCTTGCATTGAGTTTTAGTGCGGAATCAATGAATGATTATGAATTAAGGCAAACGGTAGCACCCCTAGCTCGTGAACTATCCTCAACTCCCGATTTGGCCAGCGTACAAATGTTGGGTGGATTAAAAAAAGTGGTTCGAGTCAAAGTAGATCCAAACCTACTGAACCGCTTTGGGGTCACAGCACTGGAAGTTGCGATGAGTTTAAAACAAAACGATGCTCTCATCCCTGCTGGAAAAAATTGGTCATCTGATTCTGTGATGGACATTGAAGTAGGCGGAGTCCTTAAAAAAATAGCCGATGTCAAACGCCTTCCTGTAGCACAAAGGGGAGGACGAGTGGTTCGTATCCAAGACCTTGCGATTGTTGAAGAGGGACCAGAAGAAAGAACCAGGTCCTCAGCACTTTATGACAAATCTCTAGGAGAAGGAAAACGAAATGCGGTTACCATTGTATTTGCCAAACGTAAAGGAACTAACGTTGTCAATTTATCCAAGGATTTATTAGAAAGAGCGAACCTATTTCAAAAAGATTTACCAAAAGAAATTCGGTTGAGTGTGATCCGTGATTACGGAAGTACAGCCGAAGACAAATCTCATGAATTGATAGAACATCTCCTCATTGCAACGATCTCTGTCACAGTTTTGATCGCATTATGGATGGGTTGGCGTTCCGCACTTGTTGTTGCTATTGCGATCCCAGTCACATTAGCACTGACCTTGGCAATCTACTATTTCCTTGGGTATACACTGAATCGTGTCACACTTTTTGCTTTGATCTTTTCTATCGGAATCTTAGTCGATGATGCGATTGTGGTTGTCGAAAACATTGAAAGGCATTTGGAAGAAAATCCAAAGTTAGGAATCATTCGGGCCACTCTTGTTGCTGTATCGGAAGTAGGAAATCCCACCATCCTTGCTACCTTTACTGTGATTGCTGCCATATTGCCTATGGCATTTGTGCGAGGACTTATGGGTCCTTATATGAAACCGATTCCTGTTGGGGCAAGTCTTGCAATGATTCTTTCTCTGATTGTTGCCTTTGTCATCACTCCCTGGGCTTCCATTCGTTTATTGAAAGAGAACCATCCGCATGAAGAAAATGTTTCAGGGGAGAATCAAATCTCCAAACTAGACCAAATTTATGTTCGCTTTATGAATTGGTTACTTGGTTTTAAAAAGAATGCGATCTTTTTTGGTGCAGTGACCATCGGACTACTGTTAGCTTCTATGGCCTTTGTTGGTTTTAAGTGGGTAAAAGTAAAAATGTTACCTTTTGACAACAAAGAAGAGTTTCAAGTTCTCCTTGATTACGAACCGAAAACAACTCTGAGTCAAAGTATGGCTCGTTCTGAAGAACTCACAAAGATTTTACTAAAAAATCCCAATGTCGAAAAAATTCAGATTTTTGCAGGCGAAGCGGCTCCTTTTTCTTTCTCTGGAATGGTAAAACATTCCTTCCTAAGAAACTTAGATTCCATGAATGATTTACAAATCATTTTAAAGAACAAAAACGATAGAAAGGAATCTAGTCATGAGATCATTGAATCCTTACGATCCGACATACGAAAGTTTGGTGATCGTTTCGGAGTGGTTACAAAAGTTTTAGAAATTCCTCCAGGCCCTCCGGTGATGGCTACTATGGTAGCAGAAGTATATGGACCAACAGCTGCGGTGAGAAAAAAAGTAACCGAAGAAATTTACAATGTATTTCGGGAAGAGCCAAGCGTTGTGGATTTAGATACATCGTTACGGAATGGTCGTCCTAAAATGGTTTATCCCATAGATTTTGAAAAATCTGGACTTTATGGAATCAAAACTTCTGCTTTGGCTGCAACAGGTTCTATCCTTTTCTCTGAGTCCCCTCTCGTGAGTTTGGCAACAGCAGAAGAACCAGAAGAAGTATCGGTGAATCTATCAATCATTCAAAGTGCTCGAGGTTCCAAAAATCCTTTCCAAAATCAAAATATCATGTCCATGGAATCTGGTGTTATTTCCTCGGAACGGGTATTAGGAAATCCATACAAAGAAGAAGATAGGGCGTTATTTCGAAAAAATCTAAAGCCAGTCAACTATGTGATGAGCGAACTTTCTGGTGCAGAAGAAGCTCCTGTTTATGGAATGCTCAAACTCGCACCAAAAATCAAATACCAAACACAAACAGCCGACGTTCCTTGGAATACAAGAGAACCGGTGATTAAATGGGACGGGGAATGGTTTATCACCTATGAAGTGTTTCGCGATCTTGGTGGTGCCTTTGCTGTTGTGATCCTTCTCATTTATGTTTTGGTCTTAGGTTGGTTTAAAAGTTATACAGTTCCACTTGTGATCATGGCACCAATTCCCATTTCTCTCATTGGAATATTGCCAGGCCACTGGGTGATGGGAGCATACTTCACAGCTACATCCATGATTGGATTTATTGCAGGTGCAGGGATCATCGTTCGAAACTCGATCATCCTAGTAGATTTTATCGAAGGTGAAATCAAAAAAGGAGTTCCTCTGAAAGAAGCGGTGGTTCATGCAGGTGTGGTTCGGTTTCGCCCCATGTTACTCACTGCCTCTGCGGTTGTGGTTGGATCCTTTGTGATGTTATTCGATCCTATCTTCCAAGGCCTTGCAATCTCACTGATGTTTGGTGAAATTGCAGCAACTGTTCTCAGTCGTTTTGCCGTTCCGGTTTTATACTACTGGTTTATCGGAAAATCAAGACAAGGAGCGATCAAACATGGTTAA